A region of Lentimicrobiaceae bacterium DNA encodes the following proteins:
- a CDS encoding TIGR01777 family protein encodes MKVLISGSTGLVGTQLMSALRQRNHEVTTIGRTDFEKDIKFLAEKVSHADIVIHLAGAPIVARWTESYKKTIVASRILTTRMISQAIEMAESKPGLFISTSAVGIYPGDKIYTESNTAHGTDFLSQVCIDWEAEALKSKAFTKVAIFRLGVVLSRDGGALPKMLLPFKTGLGGRIASGRQGFSWIHIQDLINAYLFVIEQNIDGIFNLTSPEVTNNAGFTKALAKTLHRPALLPVPAFALRLIYGEGAVTLTSGQKAIPERLQKAGFMFQFPEIHEALRHLTKSKQHI; translated from the coding sequence ATGAAAGTATTAATCAGTGGATCAACCGGTTTAGTAGGCACCCAGCTCATGTCTGCCCTCAGGCAACGTAACCACGAAGTAACAACCATCGGAAGAACTGATTTTGAAAAGGATATAAAATTCCTGGCAGAAAAGGTAAGCCATGCGGATATAGTAATTCATCTGGCAGGCGCCCCGATAGTTGCGCGCTGGACCGAATCATACAAAAAAACTATTGTTGCCAGCCGGATACTCACCACCCGGATGATAAGCCAGGCCATTGAAATGGCCGAAAGTAAACCCGGACTATTTATCTCAACCTCAGCTGTTGGCATATACCCCGGCGATAAAATTTACACTGAAAGCAACACCGCACACGGCACCGACTTTTTGTCACAAGTTTGCATCGACTGGGAAGCTGAAGCCCTTAAATCAAAGGCATTTACAAAAGTAGCCATTTTCAGATTAGGCGTAGTGCTTTCCAGAGATGGCGGCGCTTTACCTAAAATGCTTCTACCTTTCAAAACAGGTCTTGGAGGACGGATTGCCAGCGGCCGGCAGGGATTCTCGTGGATTCATATACAAGATTTGATAAATGCCTATTTATTTGTAATCGAACAAAATATCGATGGCATTTTTAATTTAACATCTCCTGAAGTAACCAACAATGCAGGTTTTACAAAAGCACTTGCGAAAACCCTTCACAGACCGGCTCTTTTGCCAGTCCCGGCCTTTGCGTTAAGGTTGATCTACGGAGAAGGAGCAGTCACACTTACTTCAGGCCAAAAAGCAATTCCTGAACGGCTTCAAAAAGCCGGATTTATGTTTCAATTTCCTGAAATTCATGAAGCACTTCGCCATCTGACAAAGAGCAAACAGCACATATAA
- a CDS encoding acyl-CoA mutase large subunit family protein, with product MDNTEKNSKPGGLLTEFPCVATSEWEAKILQDLKGADYEKKLIWKTAEGFSVKPYYRAEDLESLKSQLGSLPGQFPYVRGTKAVTNDWEICQDIETAMPERANECAIDATQKGANALSINAANLKGAAAVATLLKGLDTARTSLHFNSSSSYIEFLGWLKEGISLSGSNAAEIKGSFDFDPISYLLLKGNFHYSQEEDLNEGYDLIKLAETDLPGFRVMTVNGQYFHNSGSTLVQELAFALASGNEYLAYLTGKGLSVDQVAPRMVFAFATGSNYFMEIAKLRAARMLWARIVEQYKPAQSASAQMRIHVTTANWNKTIYDPYVNVLRTATEAMSAAIGGADMVTVLPFDLNYKEPDDFSVRIARNQQIILKEESSLDKVVDPSAGSYYIESLTAALADAAWKLFLEVEEKGGMIEAVKAGFVQDLVNESAKQRKAEIASRKTIVLGTNQHPNTLENMLDKIQAEDEGDESEAPGLTPRYKTIEVFRGADGFEDLRLATEIWENEGNKRPHVFMLTIGNLAFRKARAGFSTGFFGCAGYKVTDNAGFATIDEGVKAAIDADADIVVLCSSDEEYAEIAPAAAQALKKANPEIQVVVAGFPKEIVESLKAAGVDEFIHVRTNVLETLYAFQQKLGVML from the coding sequence ATGGATAATACAGAAAAGAATAGCAAACCGGGAGGGCTTTTAACTGAGTTCCCTTGCGTGGCTACGTCCGAATGGGAAGCCAAAATCCTGCAGGACCTAAAGGGTGCCGACTATGAGAAGAAACTCATCTGGAAAACAGCCGAGGGATTCAGCGTAAAACCTTATTACAGGGCTGAAGACCTGGAGAGTCTGAAGAGTCAGCTGGGCTCACTGCCCGGGCAATTTCCTTATGTTCGCGGCACAAAGGCTGTGACCAACGATTGGGAAATATGTCAGGATATTGAAACGGCCATGCCTGAACGTGCCAATGAGTGTGCAATTGATGCTACCCAAAAAGGCGCCAATGCTTTGTCAATTAATGCTGCAAACCTTAAAGGAGCTGCTGCGGTAGCTACTTTGCTCAAAGGATTGGATACTGCTCGTACCAGTCTGCATTTCAACTCTTCAAGTTCCTATATTGAATTTCTGGGATGGTTAAAGGAAGGAATTTCCTTATCGGGCAGTAATGCTGCTGAGATAAAAGGTTCTTTTGACTTTGACCCGATCAGTTATCTTCTGTTAAAAGGAAATTTTCATTACTCACAGGAAGAAGATCTGAATGAAGGTTATGATCTGATTAAACTGGCAGAAACTGATTTGCCGGGTTTCAGAGTAATGACTGTAAATGGTCAGTATTTTCATAATTCAGGTTCAACACTGGTTCAGGAGCTTGCTTTTGCACTCGCTTCGGGCAATGAGTATCTGGCTTATCTTACTGGCAAAGGCCTGAGTGTTGACCAGGTTGCGCCGCGTATGGTGTTTGCTTTCGCCACAGGCTCCAATTATTTTATGGAAATTGCCAAGCTGCGTGCTGCCCGTATGTTGTGGGCCCGAATTGTTGAACAATACAAACCTGCTCAATCTGCTTCGGCTCAAATGCGCATCCATGTAACCACAGCCAACTGGAACAAAACCATTTACGACCCGTATGTAAATGTGTTGCGTACAGCAACTGAAGCCATGTCAGCCGCTATTGGCGGAGCCGATATGGTTACGGTGCTTCCTTTTGATTTAAATTACAAGGAGCCCGATGATTTCTCTGTACGTATTGCACGTAACCAGCAAATTATATTGAAAGAAGAATCAAGCCTCGATAAAGTGGTGGATCCTTCAGCTGGTTCTTATTACATTGAATCACTTACTGCTGCGCTGGCTGATGCTGCCTGGAAACTTTTCCTTGAAGTAGAAGAAAAGGGAGGTATGATTGAGGCTGTAAAAGCCGGATTTGTTCAGGATTTGGTAAACGAAAGTGCCAAACAGCGTAAGGCCGAGATTGCATCCCGCAAAACGATTGTTCTGGGAACCAACCAGCATCCGAATACCCTTGAGAATATGCTTGATAAAATACAGGCTGAAGATGAAGGGGATGAGTCGGAAGCACCAGGTTTGACTCCCCGCTATAAAACCATTGAAGTTTTCCGTGGTGCCGATGGATTTGAAGATTTGAGGCTTGCTACTGAAATATGGGAAAATGAAGGCAATAAAAGGCCGCATGTATTCATGCTCACCATCGGCAACCTTGCTTTCAGAAAAGCACGTGCAGGTTTCAGCACTGGTTTCTTTGGCTGTGCCGGTTACAAAGTTACCGATAATGCCGGTTTTGCAACCATCGATGAAGGTGTAAAAGCTGCCATTGATGCCGATGCCGATATTGTGGTTTTGTGCAGTAGCGACGAAGAGTATGCCGAAATTGCACCTGCCGCTGCTCAGGCACTCAAAAAAGCTAATCCCGAAATTCAGGTCGTTGTGGCCGGTTTCCCGAAAGAAATTGTAGAGTCTCTGAAAGCTGCCGGCGTTGATGAATTTATTCATGTCCGCACCAATGTTCTTGAAACTTTATATGCTTTTCAGCAGAAACTTGGCGTAATGCTGTAA
- the scpA gene encoding methylmalonyl-CoA mutase, whose amino-acid sequence MRPDFKNVNLNPVEKESVASPEKGSEWMTTEQIPVKPVFTAADLAKMEHLNYAAGIAPFLRGPYSTMYVMKPWTIRQYAGFSTAEESNAFYRRNLAAGQMGLSVAFDLATHRGYDSDHERVVGDVGKAGVAIDSILDMKILFDQIPLDKMSVSMTMNGAVLPVLAFYIVAAEEQGVPMEKLSGTIQNDILKEFMVRNTYIYPPVPSMKIIADIFEFTSKNMKKFNSISISGYHMQEAGATADIELAYTLADGLEYIRTGIQAGIDVDAFAPRLSFFWGIGMNHFMEIAKMRAARLLWAKIVKQFNPKDAKSMALRTHSQTSGWSLTEQDPFNNVTRTAVEALAASLGHTQSLHTNALDEAIALPTDFSARIARNTQIYLQEETNITRVVDPWAGSYYIESLTHELAHKAWKLIEEVEQLGGMAKAIETGIPKMRIEEAAARKQARIDSGRDTIVGINKYRLAKEDPIDTLEVDNTAVREAQLKRLAELRANRNNQDVHLALDALTRSAETGEGNLLELAIDAARKRASLGEISMALEKVYGRYKAVIRSISGVYSSESKDDNSFRKACELADKFAAMEGRRPRIMIAKMGQDGHDRGAKVVATGYADIGFDVDIGPLFQTPAEAARQAVENDVHVLGVSSLAAGHKTLVPQVIEELKKLGREDIMVIVGGVIPHQDYDFLYKAGAMAIFGPGTVIPDAAIKMLEILIDARK is encoded by the coding sequence ATGCGTCCCGATTTTAAAAATGTGAATCTTAACCCGGTTGAAAAGGAATCCGTTGCTTCTCCTGAAAAGGGAAGTGAATGGATGACTACCGAACAGATTCCGGTCAAACCCGTTTTTACGGCGGCTGACCTGGCAAAAATGGAACACCTTAATTACGCGGCCGGGATTGCTCCATTCCTTCGTGGTCCATACAGTACTATGTATGTGATGAAGCCATGGACTATCCGCCAGTATGCAGGGTTTTCAACAGCCGAAGAATCCAATGCTTTTTATCGTCGTAATCTGGCAGCCGGTCAGATGGGCCTTTCAGTGGCTTTTGACCTGGCAACCCACCGTGGCTACGACTCAGATCACGAACGTGTTGTGGGTGATGTGGGTAAGGCTGGTGTTGCCATCGACTCTATCCTCGATATGAAGATTTTGTTCGATCAGATTCCGCTCGATAAAATGTCGGTTTCTATGACAATGAACGGTGCTGTTCTACCAGTTCTTGCTTTCTATATTGTTGCTGCCGAAGAACAGGGAGTACCAATGGAAAAATTGAGCGGAACTATTCAGAATGATATTCTGAAGGAGTTTATGGTGCGCAACACCTATATCTATCCACCAGTTCCTTCCATGAAAATTATCGCTGATATTTTTGAATTTACTTCAAAAAACATGAAGAAGTTCAATTCTATTTCCATTAGCGGTTACCACATGCAGGAAGCAGGTGCTACAGCCGATATTGAGCTGGCTTATACCCTGGCCGATGGTCTGGAGTATATCCGCACAGGTATTCAGGCCGGTATTGATGTAGATGCCTTTGCACCCCGTCTTTCATTTTTCTGGGGCATTGGTATGAACCACTTTATGGAAATAGCCAAAATGCGCGCTGCACGCCTGCTTTGGGCTAAGATTGTGAAACAGTTCAACCCGAAAGACGCCAAATCAATGGCGCTGCGTACCCATTCTCAAACTTCAGGATGGAGTTTGACCGAGCAGGATCCTTTCAACAATGTAACCCGTACAGCTGTTGAAGCGCTTGCTGCATCACTCGGACATACACAGAGTTTGCATACCAATGCTTTGGACGAAGCTATTGCTTTGCCCACTGATTTCTCTGCCCGTATTGCCCGTAATACACAGATTTATCTTCAGGAAGAAACCAATATTACCCGCGTGGTTGACCCCTGGGCTGGTTCATATTATATTGAATCTCTGACCCATGAGTTGGCGCATAAGGCCTGGAAACTGATTGAAGAGGTTGAACAGCTCGGCGGTATGGCCAAAGCCATTGAAACCGGAATTCCTAAAATGCGTATTGAGGAAGCTGCGGCACGTAAACAGGCACGCATCGACTCAGGTCGCGATACAATTGTGGGTATTAACAAATATCGTCTTGCCAAAGAAGACCCGATTGATACACTTGAAGTTGACAATACTGCCGTAAGGGAAGCCCAGCTTAAACGTCTGGCTGAACTGCGTGCTAACCGCAACAATCAGGATGTGCATCTGGCACTTGATGCACTTACCCGTTCGGCTGAAACCGGCGAAGGCAATTTGCTCGAACTGGCTATTGATGCAGCCCGCAAACGTGCTTCATTGGGTGAAATTTCTATGGCACTCGAAAAAGTGTATGGAAGGTATAAAGCCGTGATTCGTTCAATTTCCGGAGTTTACTCCTCTGAGTCGAAAGACGACAACAGTTTCAGAAAAGCTTGTGAACTGGCCGATAAATTTGCAGCTATGGAAGGCCGCAGGCCTCGTATCATGATTGCAAAAATGGGGCAGGATGGCCATGACCGGGGTGCCAAAGTGGTAGCAACCGGCTATGCCGATATAGGATTTGATGTTGACATCGGACCTTTGTTCCAGACCCCGGCCGAAGCTGCCCGCCAGGCAGTTGAAAATGATGTGCATGTGCTGGGCGTTTCCAGCCTCGCCGCCGGTCATAAAACACTCGTTCCTCAGGTTATTGAAGAACTTAAAAAGCTTGGTCGCGAAGATATTATGGTGATTGTGGGTGGCGTAATCCCTCATCAGGATTATGACTTCCTCTACAAAGCCGGTGCAATGGCCATCTTTGGCCCGGGTACTGTTATTCCTGATGCTGCCATCAAAATGCTTGAAATTTTGATCGACGCAAGGAAATAA
- the metH gene encoding methionine synthase, producing the protein MDTEKNISKELESRVLVLDGAMGTMIQRYRLEEADYRGERFRHHPSDVKGNNDLLSITRPDIIREIHLAYLDAGADIIETNTFNATRISMADYHMEHLVYEMNRAAAEIAVKAADEYSRLQPLKPRFVAGAIGPTNKTASMSPVVSDPGFRAIYYDDLVAAYTEQIDGLLDGGVDLLLVETVFDTLNAKAALFAIHEVLRERQTRIPVMVSGTIADLSGRTLSGQTLEAFLNSVSHIDLLSIGLNCSLGAEQLRPFIEELSSISPFFVSAYPNAGLPDQFGEYRETPHEMARLVKPVLANRSVNIIGGCCGTTPDHIRALSQLAAKASVRPRPVVPKKLRLSGLEPFQTYEGSNFINIGERTNVSGSRKFARLIRNEKFDEALAIARHQVENGAQIIDVNMDDALLDAEKAMVRFLNLLMAEPEIAKVPVMIDSSRWEVIEAGLKCLQGKAIVNSISLKEGEQVFKDHARLIHSYGAAVVVMAFDEQGQATSFERRIEICQRAYQILVHEVGFPAEDIIFDPNILTIATGIEEHNQYAVDFLKSITWIKRHLPLARVSGGISNLSFSFRGNDVLRETMHSVFLYHAVKAGMDMGIVNAGSLPVYDDIAPDELELIEDVLFNRRPDATERLTVFASQMKAGEVKEEKTLAWRSLPSDERLSYALVHGVDLYIAGDVEEARQAYPRALDVIEGPLMAGMNVVGDLFGAGKMFLPQVVKSARVMKKAVATLLPFLEAEKAAGGSHQAGKILMATVKGDVHDIGKNIVGVVLGCNNYEVIDLGVMVPASEILQQAILHKADIIGLSGLITPSLEEMAQVAREMEKANLKIPLLIGGATTSEMHTAVRIAPEYTGSVVHVRDASRAAAVVAALLSTGQEPAFSAALRDKYASLRIKHQNTKAGITYLPLDMARKNRFSPDWKSYSPFRPLKTGVTRFTDWPLEEISRYIDWTYFFYAWKIGARYPEIFEDPEKGTEARQLFADAQLILRRMIDEKMVQADGVIGLFPARSVGDTVEVFGEMTGNNSTTFHFLRNQEEKEPGVPNLCLADFIAPADSGVEDYIGFFAVTAGLGVEKHAEKFAAENDDYNAIMIKILADRLAEAFAEVLHLYVRKQYWGYAPDEHLALERILVEDYQGTRPAPGYPACPEHSEKRKLFDLLEVEKSGISLTENYAMYPASSVCGYYFSHPGSQYFNVGRLGLDQVADYAARKHITVAEAEKLLAQNLNY; encoded by the coding sequence ATGGATACTGAAAAAAATATTAGTAAAGAGCTTGAAAGCAGGGTGTTGGTTCTTGATGGTGCTATGGGTACCATGATTCAGCGTTACCGGCTCGAAGAGGCAGATTACCGTGGTGAGCGTTTTCGCCATCACCCATCGGATGTTAAAGGCAATAACGACCTGCTGTCTATAACAAGACCAGATATTATCCGCGAAATTCACCTGGCTTACCTCGATGCCGGAGCCGATATTATTGAAACCAACACTTTTAATGCCACCCGTATTTCAATGGCCGATTACCATATGGAGCATCTGGTGTATGAGATGAACCGCGCAGCTGCTGAAATCGCTGTAAAAGCCGCAGATGAATACAGCCGGCTACAACCCTTAAAACCACGCTTTGTTGCCGGAGCTATCGGGCCAACCAATAAAACGGCATCCATGTCGCCTGTTGTAAGTGACCCCGGATTCAGAGCCATTTATTATGATGACTTGGTTGCTGCTTACACTGAGCAGATTGATGGTTTGCTGGATGGCGGGGTGGATCTGTTGCTGGTTGAAACAGTTTTTGATACACTCAACGCCAAAGCAGCGTTGTTTGCCATTCATGAAGTGTTGCGTGAGCGCCAAACCAGAATTCCGGTAATGGTGTCGGGGACAATTGCCGATTTAAGTGGCAGAACCTTGTCGGGGCAAACCCTCGAAGCGTTCCTGAATTCAGTATCTCATATCGATTTGCTCAGTATCGGGCTTAATTGCTCCCTGGGTGCCGAACAGCTCAGGCCTTTTATCGAAGAATTGTCATCGATTTCTCCTTTTTTTGTGAGCGCTTATCCCAATGCCGGTTTGCCCGACCAATTCGGGGAATATCGTGAAACACCACACGAAATGGCCCGCCTTGTAAAACCTGTTCTCGCCAATCGTTCTGTCAACATTATTGGCGGTTGCTGCGGAACAACACCTGATCATATTAGGGCTTTAAGCCAATTAGCCGCGAAAGCTTCAGTAAGGCCAAGACCTGTTGTCCCTAAAAAACTCAGGCTTAGCGGACTTGAGCCTTTTCAAACTTATGAGGGAAGCAATTTTATCAATATTGGTGAACGAACCAATGTCTCAGGCTCCCGTAAATTTGCCCGGCTCATTCGTAACGAAAAATTTGACGAAGCACTCGCCATTGCCCGGCACCAGGTTGAAAATGGGGCTCAGATTATTGATGTGAATATGGACGATGCCCTGCTGGATGCCGAAAAGGCCATGGTTCGTTTTCTGAACCTGTTGATGGCAGAGCCTGAAATTGCCAAAGTACCTGTAATGATTGACTCATCGCGTTGGGAAGTGATAGAGGCAGGTTTAAAATGTCTTCAGGGGAAAGCCATCGTCAATTCTATCAGCCTGAAAGAAGGCGAACAGGTTTTTAAAGATCATGCCCGCCTTATTCACAGTTATGGGGCCGCTGTAGTGGTGATGGCTTTTGACGAACAAGGTCAGGCTACCAGCTTTGAACGCCGCATAGAAATTTGCCAAAGAGCTTACCAAATTCTGGTTCATGAGGTTGGCTTTCCGGCCGAAGATATTATTTTTGATCCGAATATTTTAACGATTGCTACTGGTATTGAAGAACATAACCAGTATGCAGTTGATTTTCTGAAGAGCATAACCTGGATAAAACGTCATCTGCCATTAGCCCGTGTTAGTGGTGGTATAAGTAATCTTTCGTTCTCTTTTCGCGGAAATGATGTACTGCGTGAAACCATGCATTCGGTATTTCTTTACCATGCTGTAAAAGCGGGAATGGATATGGGTATTGTAAATGCGGGTAGCCTTCCGGTTTATGATGATATCGCCCCTGATGAACTTGAACTGATAGAGGATGTTTTGTTTAACCGCCGACCCGACGCTACCGAACGTCTGACCGTTTTTGCGTCGCAGATGAAAGCCGGTGAAGTTAAAGAAGAAAAAACATTGGCATGGCGCTCGCTGCCATCTGACGAACGTCTCTCTTATGCTCTTGTACACGGAGTAGATTTATATATTGCCGGCGATGTGGAAGAAGCCCGTCAGGCTTACCCCAGGGCTCTCGACGTGATTGAAGGGCCTTTAATGGCCGGAATGAATGTAGTAGGCGACCTTTTTGGTGCAGGAAAAATGTTTTTGCCTCAGGTAGTTAAAAGTGCCAGAGTTATGAAAAAGGCTGTTGCCACTTTATTACCTTTTCTGGAAGCTGAGAAAGCTGCTGGTGGCAGCCACCAGGCAGGTAAAATACTGATGGCCACTGTTAAGGGAGATGTGCACGATATAGGAAAAAACATTGTAGGGGTAGTTTTGGGCTGTAATAACTATGAAGTGATTGATCTGGGGGTTATGGTACCGGCTTCTGAAATTCTGCAACAGGCCATCCTGCATAAAGCTGATATCATAGGACTGAGCGGGCTTATTACTCCTTCGCTGGAAGAAATGGCTCAGGTGGCCCGCGAAATGGAGAAAGCCAATCTGAAAATACCATTGCTCATCGGAGGTGCCACTACCAGCGAAATGCATACAGCTGTCAGAATTGCTCCTGAATACACCGGATCTGTGGTGCATGTGCGTGATGCCAGCAGGGCAGCCGCGGTGGTTGCTGCGCTATTGTCAACCGGACAGGAACCTGCATTTTCTGCTGCTTTGCGCGATAAGTATGCCAGTTTGCGCATCAAACATCAAAATACTAAGGCAGGCATTACTTATCTGCCTCTTGATATGGCACGGAAAAATCGTTTTAGTCCCGATTGGAAATCATATTCTCCTTTCCGACCGTTAAAAACAGGTGTAACGCGCTTTACTGACTGGCCTTTGGAAGAAATCAGCCGGTATATTGACTGGACATATTTCTTTTATGCCTGGAAGATTGGAGCCCGATATCCTGAAATATTTGAAGATCCCGAAAAGGGAACAGAAGCCCGCCAATTGTTTGCAGATGCTCAATTGATTCTGCGCCGCATGATAGATGAAAAAATGGTGCAGGCTGATGGCGTTATCGGACTTTTCCCTGCCCGTTCGGTGGGCGATACTGTGGAAGTTTTTGGCGAAATGACTGGCAATAATTCAACAACATTCCATTTTTTGCGAAATCAGGAAGAAAAGGAACCCGGGGTTCCAAACCTCTGTCTGGCCGATTTTATTGCTCCTGCTGATTCCGGGGTGGAGGATTATATCGGATTTTTTGCAGTTACAGCAGGGCTGGGTGTCGAAAAACATGCTGAAAAATTCGCTGCCGAAAACGATGACTACAACGCCATTATGATAAAGATACTGGCCGATCGCCTGGCTGAAGCTTTCGCCGAGGTGCTGCACCTTTATGTCAGAAAACAGTATTGGGGTTATGCCCCTGACGAGCATCTCGCACTTGAACGCATCTTGGTGGAAGATTATCAGGGTACGCGTCCGGCACCGGGTTATCCGGCTTGTCCTGAACATAGCGAAAAACGAAAGTTGTTCGATTTGCTCGAGGTAGAAAAGTCGGGTATCTCACTTACCGAAAATTATGCGATGTATCCTGCTTCATCTGTTTGCGGTTATTATTTTTCACACCCTGGTTCTCAGTATTTTAATGTGGGCCGCCTGGGCCTTGATCAGGTGGCTGATTATGCTGCACGCAAGCATATTACCGTGGCAGAGGCTGAAAAATTGCTGGCCCAGAACCTCAATTATTGA
- a CDS encoding methylenetetrahydrofolate reductase: protein MKLTEHIDRRMGRTLFSFELLPPLKGENFDSISQAIDPLIEFNPALIDVTYHREEIVYKQRADGLIEKRTVRKRPGTVGISAAIKFKYNVDVVPHIICGGFTREETENALIDLYFLGIHNVLLVRGDNPAGEKVFHPEPDGHKYALELVRQAVNMNQGIYLEEDIVNAHPTGFCIGVAGYPEKHAEAPNLTADIAHLKQKIDAGASYIVTQMFFDNAVFFRFEKACREAGITVPIIPGLKPLSTKAQLSNLPKTFSIDLPEVLVNEAEKCRTNHDVRQLGVEWAIAQSRELIRSGVPVLHFYTMGKSDNIYHIARAVF, encoded by the coding sequence ATGAAATTGACAGAACACATTGACAGGCGCATGGGCAGAACTTTATTCAGCTTTGAATTGCTGCCTCCTTTAAAAGGTGAAAACTTTGACTCTATCAGTCAGGCCATTGACCCATTAATTGAATTTAACCCGGCATTGATTGATGTGACTTATCACCGCGAAGAAATTGTTTATAAACAGCGAGCAGATGGTTTGATTGAAAAACGAACTGTGCGCAAACGGCCTGGAACAGTGGGTATTTCGGCTGCCATTAAGTTTAAATACAATGTGGATGTGGTGCCACACATTATTTGTGGCGGATTTACCCGTGAAGAAACGGAGAATGCGTTGATTGATCTCTACTTTTTGGGTATTCACAATGTACTGCTTGTGCGGGGCGATAATCCTGCTGGTGAGAAGGTGTTTCACCCTGAGCCTGATGGTCATAAATATGCGCTTGAATTAGTCAGGCAGGCTGTGAATATGAATCAAGGGATTTATCTTGAGGAAGATATTGTAAATGCGCATCCCACCGGTTTTTGCATTGGCGTGGCCGGATATCCCGAAAAACATGCAGAAGCACCCAATCTGACTGCTGACATTGCGCATTTAAAACAGAAAATTGATGCCGGAGCCAGTTATATTGTTACACAGATGTTTTTCGATAATGCCGTATTTTTCAGATTTGAGAAAGCTTGCCGTGAGGCGGGAATTACAGTTCCGATTATTCCGGGATTAAAGCCCTTGTCAACAAAAGCGCAATTGTCAAACCTGCCCAAGACCTTCTCTATCGACCTGCCTGAAGTGCTGGTGAATGAGGCCGAGAAGTGCCGCACCAACCATGATGTCCGTCAGTTAGGCGTTGAATGGGCGATTGCTCAAAGCCGCGAGCTCATCCGGTCGGGAGTGCCGGTGTTGCATTTTTATACAATGGGCAAGAGCGACAATATTTATCATATTGCCAGGGCCGTGTTTTAA
- a CDS encoding GTP-binding protein, with the protein MEDYTDDDRLPVTILTGFLGAGKTTLLNSLIKKHPDHKFAVIENEFGEIPIDNDLIVGVESDNIYEMSNGCICCTLNGELAELLFDILNIRHKLTHMVVETTGIADPSTVVQAFMSSEQIEMFYRIDSVVCLVDARNIKVIASDTEMAAKQISYADTIIINKCDLVNDAELAEAEALVRSFNPFAVISYSSFGGLDGTEILDTYAYAPQKIESFSVNAGKLRLSTGTLKPAGFAMVAKQETPLAHDIQSHSYTFTRNFDPHQFNFWLDHLIEYYGAGIYRIKGIISFEKVAQKVVVQSVRDHIMISAGEVWQPNEERSSRIIFIGKNLGKLKLEESLIKLLSGELQDSVSVLQRNF; encoded by the coding sequence ATGGAAGATTATACTGACGATGACCGCTTACCGGTTACCATACTCACCGGATTTTTAGGCGCCGGAAAAACCACCCTGCTTAACTCACTGATAAAAAAACACCCCGATCATAAATTTGCTGTCATTGAAAATGAGTTTGGTGAAATCCCCATCGACAACGACCTGATTGTTGGGGTTGAGAGCGACAATATTTATGAAATGTCAAACGGGTGCATTTGCTGCACACTTAATGGTGAACTTGCTGAGTTGCTGTTTGACATACTGAACATTCGCCACAAGCTCACCCACATGGTAGTTGAAACTACAGGCATAGCAGATCCCTCCACGGTAGTGCAGGCTTTTATGTCATCAGAACAGATTGAAATGTTCTATCGTATTGACAGCGTTGTATGCCTGGTTGATGCACGCAACATTAAAGTAATAGCCTCTGATACAGAAATGGCGGCAAAACAAATCAGCTATGCCGACACCATTATCATCAATAAATGTGATTTGGTGAACGATGCAGAACTGGCTGAAGCAGAAGCACTCGTTCGCTCATTCAATCCATTTGCCGTAATCAGTTACAGCAGTTTTGGCGGTTTGGATGGTACAGAAATTCTGGACACTTATGCCTATGCCCCTCAAAAGATTGAATCCTTTTCGGTAAACGCCGGGAAGCTGCGGCTTAGCACAGGTACGTTGAAACCCGCAGGATTTGCCATGGTAGCCAAACAGGAAACACCGCTGGCTCACGATATACAATCCCACAGCTATACCTTTACACGCAACTTCGACCCTCACCAGTTCAACTTCTGGCTCGACCATCTGATTGAATATTATGGTGCAGGCATATACCGCATCAAAGGAATTATCAGTTTTGAGAAAGTAGCGCAAAAAGTGGTAGTCCAGTCGGTGCGCGACCATATCATGATCTCGGCCGGCGAGGTATGGCAACCAAACGAAGAACGAAGCAGCAGAATAATTTTTATCGGCAAAAACCTGGGGAAACTCAAATTAGAAGAAAGCCTGATAAAGCTGCTAAGCGGAGAGTTACAGGACAGTGTAAGCGTTCTTCAGCGAAATTTCTGA